The Novosphingobium aromaticivorans DSM 12444 genome segment GTTGCGGCGACTACGCGATCCTCAAGGCCGTGCAGCGCACGCTGCCCGACCTGGGCGCAGATCCGGCAAACACGGTGTTCGTTTCGGGCATCGGCTGCTCGAGCCGCTTCCCGTACTACGTGGAAAGCTATGGCTTCCACACGATCCACGGCCGCGCCCCTGCGTTCGCCACCGGTATCAAGCTGGCGAACCCGGACCTCGATGTCTGGCTGGTGACGGGCGACGGCGATGGCATGTCCATCGGCGGCAACCACACGATGCACGTCCTGCGTCGCAACGTGAACCTGCAGATCCTGCTGTTCAACAACGAGATCTACGGTCTCACCAAGGGCCAGTACTCGCCCACGAGCCGCGAGGGCACGCCAAGCCCGACTTCGCCGCTGGGTTCGGTCGATCGTCCGGCCAGCCCCTGCGCCTTCGCGCTGGGTTCGGGCGCGCGGTTCATCGCGCGGGCCTATGACGTGTCGAAGGACCTGCCTTCGGTGCTCAAGGCCGCCCACGCGCACAAGGGCGCGGCGTTCGTGGAAATCTTCCAGAACTGCATCGTCTACAACAAGGATCGCTTCGACGACTTCACCGCCAAGGGCGTGGCCGACGCGAACCAGCTCTGGGTCAAGGACGGCGAGCCGATGCTCTTCGCCAAGGGCACCAAGGGCATTGCGCTCGACATCGAGAGCCTGACGCTGAAGGTCGTCGATGTGGTCGATGGCGACTGGAAGGCCGCGGGGGTGATCGTCCACAACGTCCACAATCGCGCGGTCGCGCACATGCTGGTCGAGATGCCGTTCGGCCCATTCCCGATGGCGCTGGGCGTGATCTACGACGATCCGCGTCCGACCTACGAGGAAACGCTCCTCGGCCAGGACGCACAGGCGCGCGCCGGCAAGGAAGCGAACCTCGCCAAGCTGCTGGGCAAGGGACAGACCTGGACCGTAGGCAACACGGCCGCCGACCCGGTCTGACCGGTCAGGCAACTGACTGGCGAAATTGAAGGGCGGTCCATCGCGGGCCGCCCTTTCAACATGCCCGAAGGGGCAGGTCTGGAGGGGTGGTAACTGCGCGGAGCAGTCGCCAGAACAATCGGGATGAGCGACCCCGTAATCGTCTGGTTCCGACGCGACCTCCGCCTTGCAGATCAAGCCGCCCTCCTGGCTGCCGCAGCCGAGGGGCCGGTCATTCCCGTCTACATCCTCGACGACGATACCCCGCGCCACTGCCGCATGGGTGGAGCGTCGCGCTGGTGGCTCCACCACAGCTTGGCCGAGCTTGATGCCTCGCTGCGCAAGCTTGGATCGCGCCTGATCCTGCGTCGGGGCAAGTGCCACGAGGAGCTTGCCGCCGTTCGCCGCGAGGCCGGGGCGAGGGTCGTTCACGCATTGCAGCACTACGAGCCTTGGTGGCGCAATGCCGAAAAGGCGGTGGCCAAGACAATCCGCCTGGTCCTTCACGAAGGCAACTATCTGGCCCCCGCCGGTTCCGTCCGCACCGGGATGGGCCGGCCCTACAAGATCTACACGCCCTTCTGGCATGCCCTGCTCGAGCGCATGCCCCCTGCGCCGCCCTTGCCGGCACCCGAACGGCTCGAAGCGCCCGCCGTCTGGCCCACGAGCGATGCGCTGGACGACTGGAAGCTGCTTCCGACGGCACCCGACTGGG includes the following:
- a CDS encoding 2-oxoacid:ferredoxin oxidoreductase subunit beta, which translates into the protein MNEMTKIAVQTTLKDWETDQEVRWCPGCGDYAILKAVQRTLPDLGADPANTVFVSGIGCSSRFPYYVESYGFHTIHGRAPAFATGIKLANPDLDVWLVTGDGDGMSIGGNHTMHVLRRNVNLQILLFNNEIYGLTKGQYSPTSREGTPSPTSPLGSVDRPASPCAFALGSGARFIARAYDVSKDLPSVLKAAHAHKGAAFVEIFQNCIVYNKDRFDDFTAKGVADANQLWVKDGEPMLFAKGTKGIALDIESLTLKVVDVVDGDWKAAGVIVHNVHNRAVAHMLVEMPFGPFPMALGVIYDDPRPTYEETLLGQDAQARAGKEANLAKLLGKGQTWTVGNTAADPV